In one Candidatus Binatia bacterium genomic region, the following are encoded:
- a CDS encoding glycoside hydrolase family 57 protein has product MSARPILLALVWHMHQPSYRDPASGRSLLPWTRLHATKDYRDMVDLLRAYPRVRCTFNLTPVLLDQLERIAAGGEDEALRLARASPAALAPEDRAALLRDFFSVHRERMLEPRPRYRELLRRAGEERSGGPPLTEAELRDLQVWFHLAWTDPSYAGEEPLRSLLAKGEGYTEDEKRSLLDWGCALAGTVIPAYREASTAGQIEIAASAHHHPILPLLVDSDAPREAGAAFPLPDPPFHAPEEAEAQLKSARASHARRFGAPPRGTWPPEGAVSDAALDLIRAQGFTWAASDETVLRRALASEGGIDPPDWPAARCRPYRVETSAGPLSMIFRDRALSDRIGFVYQRWDAVDAAEDFVEQIRSSAAHAKGSGPALVTVILDGENCWEGYEEDGRPFLEALYERLESHPSIEAVTVSQALERMPPAETLPRVPVGSWIRDDLGIWIGHPEKNAAWAALRDARALLAARGGEAPADAREALQAAEGSDWFWWYGDDHESDHKDVFDALFRGLLRRVYASLGLEPPAVLSRSFRGVDHAEDVGEDGPGWAGAARYEAAGAAGSMHRVSGLLERIRWRREGDDLLVRIRLAPGGSREGAALRLTAGVAHGRVVRIPLDGPDRGALAWEDGSPGGSYERGEAVEVRIPLALLPEGSAGSRPWSLVVGRGEAVEERAPEEGWFDAADAPHA; this is encoded by the coding sequence ATGTCGGCGCGTCCCATCCTGCTGGCGCTCGTCTGGCACATGCACCAGCCGAGCTACCGCGATCCCGCGTCCGGGCGCTCGCTCCTTCCCTGGACGCGCCTCCACGCCACGAAGGACTACCGCGACATGGTGGACCTTCTGCGCGCCTACCCGCGCGTCCGCTGCACGTTCAACCTGACCCCCGTCCTGCTCGACCAGCTGGAGCGGATCGCGGCGGGCGGGGAAGACGAGGCGCTGCGCCTCGCCCGCGCGTCGCCCGCCGCGCTCGCGCCCGAAGACCGCGCGGCTCTGCTCCGCGATTTCTTCTCGGTGCACCGCGAGCGGATGCTCGAGCCGCGGCCGCGCTACCGCGAGCTCCTCCGCCGCGCCGGGGAGGAGCGCTCCGGCGGGCCGCCGCTGACCGAAGCCGAGCTGCGCGACCTCCAGGTCTGGTTCCACCTCGCCTGGACCGATCCCTCCTACGCGGGCGAGGAGCCGCTGCGGTCCCTCCTCGCGAAAGGGGAGGGGTACACGGAGGACGAGAAGCGGTCGCTCCTCGACTGGGGGTGCGCGCTCGCGGGGACGGTGATCCCAGCCTACCGCGAGGCGTCCACGGCGGGGCAGATCGAGATCGCCGCCTCCGCCCATCACCATCCGATCCTGCCGCTCCTCGTCGACAGCGACGCGCCTCGCGAGGCCGGCGCCGCGTTCCCGCTCCCCGATCCGCCGTTTCACGCGCCGGAAGAGGCGGAGGCGCAGCTGAAGAGCGCGCGCGCGAGCCACGCGCGGCGCTTCGGCGCTCCGCCGCGCGGCACGTGGCCGCCGGAGGGTGCGGTGAGCGACGCCGCGCTCGACCTGATCCGCGCGCAGGGGTTCACCTGGGCCGCCTCGGACGAGACGGTGCTCCGCCGCGCGCTGGCGAGCGAGGGAGGGATCGACCCGCCCGACTGGCCCGCCGCGCGCTGCCGCCCCTACCGCGTCGAGACGTCCGCCGGGCCGCTGTCGATGATCTTCCGCGACCGCGCGCTCTCCGACCGCATCGGATTCGTCTACCAGCGCTGGGACGCCGTGGACGCGGCGGAGGATTTCGTCGAGCAGATCCGCTCCTCGGCCGCCCACGCGAAGGGGTCCGGGCCGGCGCTCGTGACAGTCATCCTGGATGGTGAGAACTGCTGGGAGGGCTACGAGGAGGACGGGCGCCCCTTTCTCGAAGCGCTCTACGAGCGCCTCGAGAGTCATCCCTCGATCGAGGCGGTCACCGTATCCCAGGCGCTCGAGCGGATGCCCCCCGCGGAGACGCTGCCGCGCGTGCCGGTGGGATCCTGGATCCGGGACGACCTCGGGATCTGGATCGGACATCCCGAGAAGAACGCTGCCTGGGCCGCGCTGCGCGACGCGCGCGCGCTTCTCGCTGCGCGCGGCGGCGAGGCGCCGGCCGATGCCCGCGAGGCGCTGCAGGCGGCGGAAGGAAGCGACTGGTTCTGGTGGTACGGCGACGACCACGAGAGCGATCACAAGGACGTCTTCGACGCGCTCTTCCGGGGACTTCTGCGTCGCGTGTACGCGTCGCTGGGACTCGAGCCCCCGGCGGTATTGAGCCGGAGCTTTCGCGGAGTCGACCATGCGGAGGACGTCGGCGAGGACGGGCCCGGGTGGGCCGGCGCCGCGCGCTACGAGGCGGCGGGCGCGGCCGGCTCGATGCACCGGGTCTCGGGCCTTCTCGAGCGGATCCGGTGGCGCCGGGAGGGAGACGACCTGCTCGTGAGGATCCGCCTGGCTCCGGGCGGTTCGCGGGAGGGCGCCGCGTTGCGGCTGACGGCCGGCGTGGCGCACGGGCGGGTGGTGCGGATTCCGTTGGACGGCCCCGATCGTGGCGCTCTCGCCTGGGAAGACGGCTCACCCGGCGGCTCCTACGAGCGCGGGGAAGCGGTGGAGGTCCGGATCCCGCTCGCGCTCCTGCCGGAGGGATCCGCCGGCTCCCGCCCCTGGAGTCTCGTGGTCGGGCGCGGGGAAGCCGTGGAGGAGCGCGCCCCGGAGGAGGGCTGGTTCGACGCGGCGGATGCGCCCCATGCTTGA
- a CDS encoding LptE family protein, whose translation MKCCRLLLQLGLVALAPWMMSGCGYTLSSVVPGYIKTIAIPVFQNSTVEFGIAEDVTRALQDAFQANGRLTAAGEKQADSVLRGTVLAYRNQPFGYTQQERATSYEVALTVRVLYRDLVKSRDIWKEDALTVRTTYNIVAVGGVPARTETDARAEVVRKLADQIVSRTVQGW comes from the coding sequence GTGAAGTGCTGTAGGCTCCTTCTCCAGCTCGGCCTCGTCGCGCTCGCCCCGTGGATGATGTCCGGCTGCGGCTACACGCTCTCGAGCGTGGTCCCGGGCTACATCAAGACGATCGCCATCCCGGTCTTCCAGAACAGCACCGTCGAGTTCGGGATCGCCGAGGACGTGACCCGGGCCCTCCAGGACGCGTTTCAGGCGAACGGGCGCCTCACGGCGGCGGGGGAGAAGCAGGCCGATTCCGTGCTCCGCGGGACCGTGCTCGCCTACCGGAACCAACCCTTCGGCTACACGCAGCAGGAGCGGGCCACCTCCTACGAGGTCGCCCTCACCGTGCGCGTGCTCTACCGTGATCTCGTGAAGAGCCGGGATATCTGGAAGGAGGACGCGCTCACCGTCCGGACCACGTACAATATCGTCGCCGTGGGAGGGGTGCCCGCGCGGACCGAAACGGACGCGAGGGCCGAGGTCGTGCGCAAGCTGGCCGACCAGATCGTGAGCCGAACCGTCCAGGGGTGGTGA
- a CDS encoding tetratricopeptide repeat protein, which yields MSTHLVKHQKLTKRQMKEDPLVTAAFRATEVWERFGRTILIAAGGILLLALLVFFVLRTRAQAEQRAMGDLFRAQVALTQGDAQSAAPMLKELVDNSPGTRAARDAMLLLGDAMMAQRNPKEAATWYQKFVDKAGGDKTLERAGYLGLGAALEDGGQFAPAADAYAKSAERSTSDNDRGRAMLSEARSLMRAGQTRKAVEIYQKTATLPGAEVPIKDAANTHLGELSVTAPAAP from the coding sequence ATGTCGACGCATCTCGTGAAGCACCAGAAGCTCACCAAGCGGCAGATGAAGGAGGACCCGCTCGTCACCGCGGCCTTCCGGGCCACCGAGGTCTGGGAGCGCTTCGGACGGACCATCCTGATCGCCGCCGGCGGGATTCTTCTTCTCGCCCTGCTCGTCTTCTTCGTCCTCCGCACCCGGGCGCAGGCCGAGCAGCGCGCGATGGGCGACCTCTTCCGCGCCCAGGTGGCCCTGACGCAGGGCGACGCGCAGTCGGCGGCGCCGATGCTGAAGGAGCTGGTGGACAACTCGCCGGGGACCCGGGCGGCTCGCGACGCGATGCTCCTCCTGGGCGACGCGATGATGGCGCAGCGCAATCCGAAGGAAGCGGCCACCTGGTACCAGAAGTTCGTGGACAAGGCCGGCGGCGACAAGACGCTCGAGCGCGCCGGCTATCTCGGCCTGGGCGCGGCGCTCGAGGACGGGGGACAGTTCGCCCCCGCGGCCGACGCCTACGCCAAGTCGGCGGAGCGCTCGACCAGCGACAACGATCGCGGGCGCGCCATGCTGTCCGAAGCGCGCAGCCTCATGCGCGCCGGCCAGACCCGGAAGGCCGTGGAGATCTATCAGAAGACCGCCACGCTCCCGGGCGCCGAGGTGCCGATCAAGGACGCGGCCAACACGCACTTGGGAGAGCTCTCGGTCACCGCTCCCGCGGCACCCTGA
- a CDS encoding ATP-binding protein, translating to MKTPPRPTQRTAVERLWRRAEEIRSLCGLPPLTGQEQGAPESGDPVALEPLVEILLRDLETNFRRELATRVQLEGLGELVAFAARDAEPGRPYQILVNYLARALDEPRLWLGTVDGSPASFTVYRAGDPAVMDVSPDRVQVHWLQPDWLHWIALGEGNRQLWIGPSGSRKGGPWHPIPVRGEIAVDRLTGEVPICPGAVGGGKSCGLSRLPLEEMAGGHRACGRCQFRHVVALIGIEGADARQRLSQLEAIAPSLGPILVNLGLKEVLDLEARFRDEVIENLPLGVVAIDTRGRVLAWNRSAEAIVGLDRERVRSGPLPRLLPERSWHEVLVRSLEMGETTVGAENDIVRPDGSSVPVEVSTAPLRDAEGRIRGAVATLLDVSSLREMEDRIRQLDRLAALGRFASSVAHELRNPLTGIATGVQYLSRGFPEGDERHESVAFILREVVRLNTIIQDLFTATKPRAILPRPTRLTDVVEWAVRGLSPAIDASGVTIERQGADTWPTVTADADQLQQVLLNLIQNAVQASPKGGTVTIRAFRRPGDRPSVAIQVEDRGHGIPPDLLPRIFEPFFTTRPKGTGLGLFVAHGIVQRHGGTLEVESDAAGTRFRVILPEAPE from the coding sequence TTGAAGACACCCCCTCGACCGACACAGCGCACCGCCGTCGAGCGCCTTTGGCGCCGCGCGGAAGAGATCCGATCGCTCTGCGGTCTGCCTCCGCTCACGGGGCAGGAGCAGGGCGCGCCGGAGAGCGGCGATCCTGTCGCGCTCGAACCGCTGGTCGAGATCCTCCTTCGCGACCTCGAGACCAACTTCCGCCGCGAGCTGGCCACGCGCGTCCAGCTCGAGGGCCTCGGCGAGCTGGTCGCCTTCGCCGCCCGCGACGCCGAACCCGGGCGCCCCTATCAGATTCTCGTGAACTACCTCGCGCGCGCCCTCGACGAGCCGCGTCTCTGGCTCGGCACCGTCGACGGGAGCCCCGCCTCGTTCACCGTCTACCGCGCCGGCGATCCCGCCGTGATGGACGTGAGCCCCGACCGCGTGCAGGTTCACTGGCTCCAGCCCGACTGGCTCCACTGGATCGCGCTCGGGGAGGGGAACCGCCAGCTCTGGATCGGACCCTCGGGCTCGCGGAAGGGCGGACCGTGGCATCCGATCCCCGTGCGCGGGGAGATCGCGGTGGACCGTCTCACCGGCGAGGTGCCGATCTGCCCGGGCGCCGTCGGAGGCGGCAAGTCGTGCGGCCTCTCGCGGCTTCCGCTTGAAGAGATGGCCGGGGGGCATCGCGCGTGCGGCCGCTGCCAGTTCCGCCACGTGGTGGCGCTGATCGGGATCGAAGGGGCGGACGCACGGCAGCGGCTCTCGCAGCTGGAGGCGATCGCCCCATCGCTCGGACCGATCCTCGTCAACCTCGGCCTGAAGGAGGTGCTCGATCTGGAGGCGCGGTTCCGCGACGAGGTGATCGAGAACCTCCCGCTCGGCGTGGTCGCCATCGACACGCGGGGCCGCGTGCTCGCCTGGAACCGCTCGGCCGAGGCGATCGTCGGGCTCGATCGCGAGCGGGTGCGCTCGGGACCGCTGCCGCGGCTCCTCCCGGAGCGCTCCTGGCACGAGGTGCTGGTGCGATCGCTCGAGATGGGGGAGACGACGGTGGGCGCGGAGAACGACATCGTCCGCCCCGACGGATCGAGCGTTCCGGTGGAGGTGAGCACCGCGCCGCTGCGCGACGCCGAGGGGCGGATCCGCGGCGCGGTGGCCACGCTGCTCGACGTCTCCAGCCTGCGCGAGATGGAGGACCGGATCCGCCAGCTCGACCGGCTCGCGGCGCTGGGGCGGTTCGCCTCGAGCGTCGCGCACGAGCTCCGCAACCCGCTCACCGGCATCGCGACGGGCGTCCAGTATCTGAGCCGGGGGTTCCCGGAAGGAGACGAGCGCCACGAGAGCGTGGCGTTCATCCTGCGCGAGGTGGTGCGCCTGAACACCATCATCCAGGACCTCTTCACCGCCACCAAGCCGCGCGCCATCCTGCCGCGGCCGACCCGACTCACCGACGTCGTGGAGTGGGCGGTGCGGGGGCTCTCGCCGGCCATCGACGCTTCGGGGGTCACGATCGAGCGGCAGGGTGCCGATACCTGGCCCACGGTCACGGCCGACGCGGACCAGCTCCAGCAGGTGCTCCTGAACCTGATCCAGAACGCGGTCCAGGCCTCGCCCAAGGGCGGCACGGTGACCATCCGCGCCTTCCGGCGTCCGGGGGACCGGCCCTCGGTCGCCATTCAGGTCGAGGACCGCGGGCACGGCATCCCGCCCGACCTCCTGCCGCGGATCTTCGAGCCCTTCTTCACGACCCGGCCCAAGGGGACCGGGCTGGGGCTCTTCGTCGCGCATGGTATCGTGCAGCGCCACGGCGGAACGCTCGAGGTGGAGAGCGACGCCGCGGGAACCCGCTTCCGCGTGATCCTGCCGGAAGCACCGGAATGA
- the leuS gene encoding leucine--tRNA ligase: MAEPRRTGPDTAQPAEEPRGEERGRSYPFRELEAAARKRWQEERLFELDDPMKAERRFYCLNMFPYPSGDLHVGHGRNYILGDAVARVRKMQGFTVLQPMGWDAFGLPAENAAIKNRTHPAIWTRKNIARMKAQLFAWGVMFDWNREISSCEPSYYRWTQWIFLKLYEQGLAYRAMGAVNWCPSCQTVLANEQVVDGKCERCGTTVETRELEQWYFKITDYAEPLLRDLALLEHWPEKVRVMQSNWIGRSEGASVRFPVAGREAALEIFTTRPDTLMGATFMVVAAEHPLVAALASEGKLSAEAVRFVDRLKRARVENRFAVETEKEGVDLGLKAVHPLTGARLPVWVANYVLMGYGTGAIMAVPAHDQRDFEFATRYRLPIVEVIRPAEGPAFDGTAAYEGDGVLVHSAPFDGLPAEEGKQAVVKALEKEGKGEARVNWRLRDWLISRQRYWGAPIPMVTCPSCGMQPVPESELPVILPEQVEFEPTGKSPLLSNKAFLETKCPKCGGPARRETDTMDTFVDSSWYFLRFLSPKAEDRAFDTDAVNRWLPVNQYIGGVEHAILHLLYSRFIVKVFQKMGLVSFREPFEHLFTQGMITKDGAKMSKSHGNVVPPDALIERYGADTVRLYTLFIGPPEKEAEWNDRGVEGAYRFLTRYWKVIEDFTEANEVIPGSKRPQTAPVAGPRTAYAASGPARDLRRRVHQLVHQITGDVERFHFNTAVSGLMQVVNAVQEYQAAEGDLRAPEVAEAVDLATRLLAPLAPHTAEGAWDRLGHPDSIVPTPWPSADPEAQQSASQTLAVQVNGKLRAQIQVPAAAKKPEIEQAALADPKVQKFTQGKQVVQVIVVPGKLVNVVVRD, translated from the coding sequence ATGGCTGAGCCGCGACGAACCGGACCGGACACCGCGCAGCCCGCGGAGGAGCCGCGCGGGGAAGAGCGCGGCCGGAGCTACCCCTTCCGCGAGCTGGAGGCGGCCGCGCGGAAGCGCTGGCAGGAGGAGCGCCTCTTCGAGCTGGACGATCCGATGAAGGCGGAGCGCCGCTTCTACTGCCTCAACATGTTTCCCTATCCCTCGGGCGATCTCCACGTCGGCCACGGCCGCAACTACATCCTCGGCGACGCGGTGGCGCGCGTTCGGAAGATGCAGGGCTTCACCGTGCTCCAGCCGATGGGCTGGGACGCGTTCGGCCTGCCCGCGGAAAACGCGGCGATCAAGAACCGGACGCACCCCGCGATCTGGACGCGGAAGAACATCGCGCGGATGAAGGCGCAGCTCTTTGCGTGGGGCGTGATGTTCGACTGGAACCGCGAGATCTCCTCCTGCGAGCCGTCCTACTACCGCTGGACGCAATGGATCTTCCTCAAGCTCTACGAGCAGGGGCTGGCCTACCGCGCCATGGGGGCGGTGAACTGGTGCCCCTCCTGCCAGACCGTGCTCGCCAACGAGCAGGTGGTGGACGGGAAGTGCGAGCGGTGCGGCACGACGGTCGAGACGCGCGAGCTGGAGCAGTGGTACTTCAAGATCACCGACTACGCCGAGCCGCTCCTGCGCGACCTGGCGCTGCTCGAGCACTGGCCCGAGAAGGTTCGCGTGATGCAGTCGAACTGGATCGGACGAAGCGAGGGCGCGTCGGTGCGCTTCCCGGTCGCCGGCCGCGAGGCGGCGCTCGAGATCTTCACGACGCGCCCCGACACCCTGATGGGCGCGACCTTCATGGTCGTGGCCGCCGAGCACCCGCTGGTCGCGGCGCTCGCGTCCGAGGGGAAGCTCTCGGCGGAGGCGGTCCGCTTCGTGGACCGCCTGAAGCGCGCGCGGGTCGAGAACCGCTTCGCCGTGGAGACCGAGAAGGAGGGGGTCGACCTGGGGCTCAAGGCCGTGCACCCGCTGACGGGCGCCCGCCTCCCGGTCTGGGTCGCCAACTACGTCCTGATGGGCTACGGCACCGGCGCGATCATGGCCGTTCCCGCGCACGATCAGCGCGACTTCGAATTCGCGACGCGCTACCGCCTGCCGATCGTCGAGGTGATCCGCCCCGCCGAGGGCCCGGCCTTCGACGGAACGGCGGCGTACGAGGGGGACGGCGTCCTCGTCCACTCCGCGCCGTTCGACGGGCTCCCCGCGGAAGAGGGAAAGCAAGCGGTCGTGAAGGCGCTGGAGAAGGAGGGGAAGGGAGAGGCGCGGGTGAACTGGCGCCTCCGCGACTGGCTGATCTCGCGGCAGCGCTACTGGGGGGCGCCGATCCCGATGGTGACCTGCCCCTCATGCGGCATGCAGCCCGTGCCCGAGTCGGAGCTGCCCGTGATCCTGCCGGAGCAGGTCGAGTTCGAGCCGACCGGGAAGTCGCCCCTGCTTTCCAACAAGGCGTTCCTCGAGACCAAGTGTCCCAAGTGCGGCGGCCCCGCCCGGCGCGAGACCGACACCATGGACACCTTCGTGGACTCGTCGTGGTACTTCCTGCGCTTTCTGAGCCCGAAGGCGGAAGACCGTGCCTTCGATACGGATGCGGTGAACCGTTGGCTGCCCGTCAACCAGTACATCGGCGGCGTGGAGCACGCCATCCTGCATCTCCTCTACTCGCGCTTCATCGTGAAGGTCTTCCAGAAGATGGGCCTCGTCTCCTTCCGCGAGCCCTTCGAACACCTCTTCACGCAGGGGATGATCACCAAGGACGGCGCCAAGATGTCCAAGTCGCACGGCAACGTCGTCCCCCCGGACGCCCTCATCGAGCGCTACGGCGCGGACACCGTCCGCCTGTATACGCTCTTCATCGGCCCGCCCGAAAAGGAGGCCGAGTGGAACGACCGCGGCGTCGAGGGCGCGTACCGATTCCTCACGCGCTACTGGAAGGTGATCGAGGATTTCACGGAAGCCAACGAGGTTATCCCGGGCAGCAAGCGCCCCCAAACCGCGCCGGTGGCCGGACCCCGGACCGCCTACGCCGCGTCGGGCCCGGCCAGGGACCTGCGCCGCCGGGTCCACCAGCTCGTCCACCAGATCACCGGCGACGTGGAGCGCTTCCACTTCAACACCGCGGTGAGCGGCCTCATGCAGGTCGTGAACGCCGTCCAGGAATACCAAGCCGCGGAAGGAGATCTGAGGGCCCCGGAAGTCGCCGAAGCGGTCGATCTGGCCACGAGGCTCCTGGCGCCCCTGGCCCCACACACCGCAGAAGGCGCCTGGGACCGCCTGGGACACCCCGATTCGATCGTCCCGACCCCCTGGCCCTCAGCCGACCCCGAAGCCCAGCAGAGCGCCTCCCAAACGCTCGCCGTCCAGGTCAACGGCAAGCTGAGAGCCCAGATCCAGGTCCCGGCAGCCGCCAAGAAGCCCGAAATCGAGCAGGCGGCCCTGGCCGACCCCAAGGTGCAGAAGTTCACCCAGGGCAAGCAGGTCGTCCAGGTGATCGTCGTCCCAGGCAAGTTGGTCAACGTAGTCGTCCGAGATTAG
- a CDS encoding sigma-54 dependent transcriptional regulator yields the protein MAKASILIIDDDETIRYFLPRDLEAEGYQVTTAESGTLGLRALERDTVDLVLLDIRLPDRSGIDVLQRIRTQWPDQAVVMLTGEPDHETAVQAMRLGARDYLTKGKPIREELLAVLERELATQRLGREVQHHRQQKSQHFSREFVKGQSPSMQRVYAIVEQVAGSDSTSVLIEGESGSGKELIAHLIHELSARREKPMLEVNCAAIPRELLESELFGHEKGAFTDARQQKQGLLELANGGTLFLDEVGEMSLQIQVKLLRVLERMTFKRVGGTKDITVSVRVISATNQNLETMVREQRFREDLYYRLKVVPIRVPPLRERREDILPLAQHFLAQFNRAFNKGFERIDPEADRVLLAYPWPGNIRELRNLFERIVLLNSGDRIQAQHLAAAIAPPTARTGSSLDVLRTVIESGQFAESGIDLETALGEVEREVIQRAFDWTRGNQSRAAQLLQMKRDKLRYRMKLYGFHDATAPGEVL from the coding sequence ATGGCCAAAGCGTCGATCCTGATCATCGACGACGACGAGACGATCCGCTACTTCCTGCCGCGCGATCTCGAGGCGGAGGGGTACCAGGTCACGACCGCCGAGAGCGGCACCCTGGGCCTCCGCGCCCTGGAGCGCGACACGGTGGATCTCGTCCTCCTCGACATCCGCCTGCCCGATCGAAGCGGGATCGACGTGCTCCAGCGGATCCGGACGCAGTGGCCCGACCAGGCGGTCGTCATGCTGACCGGCGAGCCGGACCACGAGACCGCGGTGCAGGCGATGCGGCTCGGCGCCCGCGACTACCTGACGAAGGGAAAGCCGATCCGGGAAGAGCTGCTCGCCGTGCTCGAGCGGGAGCTGGCCACGCAGCGGCTGGGCCGCGAGGTGCAGCACCACCGGCAGCAGAAGAGCCAGCACTTCTCCCGCGAGTTCGTGAAGGGACAGAGCCCGTCGATGCAGCGCGTCTACGCCATCGTGGAGCAGGTGGCCGGCTCCGACTCCACGAGCGTCCTGATCGAGGGGGAGAGCGGGTCGGGGAAGGAGCTGATCGCCCATCTCATCCACGAGCTCTCCGCCCGGCGCGAGAAGCCGATGCTCGAGGTGAACTGCGCGGCGATCCCGCGCGAGCTGTTGGAATCGGAGCTCTTCGGCCACGAGAAGGGCGCCTTCACCGACGCGCGCCAGCAGAAGCAGGGGCTTCTCGAGCTCGCGAACGGCGGAACGCTGTTCCTGGACGAGGTGGGGGAGATGAGCCTCCAGATCCAGGTGAAGCTCCTCCGCGTGCTCGAGCGGATGACATTCAAGCGGGTCGGCGGCACCAAGGACATCACCGTCAGCGTGCGCGTCATCTCGGCGACAAATCAGAACCTCGAGACCATGGTCCGCGAGCAGCGCTTCCGCGAGGATCTCTACTACCGCCTCAAGGTGGTGCCGATCCGCGTGCCGCCGCTGCGCGAGCGCCGCGAGGACATCCTCCCGCTGGCGCAGCACTTCCTCGCGCAGTTCAATCGCGCCTTCAACAAGGGATTCGAGCGCATCGACCCGGAAGCCGACCGCGTGCTGCTCGCCTACCCCTGGCCGGGGAACATCCGCGAGCTCCGGAATCTATTCGAGCGGATCGTGCTTCTCAATTCGGGGGACCGGATCCAGGCGCAGCACCTGGCGGCGGCCATCGCCCCGCCCACGGCCCGCACCGGGTCCTCCCTCGACGTGCTGCGCACGGTCATCGAGAGCGGGCAGTTCGCCGAGAGCGGCATCGATCTCGAGACGGCGCTCGGCGAGGTGGAGCGGGAGGTGATCCAGCGCGCGTTCGACTGGACCCGCGGCAACCAGAGCCGCGCCGCCCAGCTGCTCCAGATGAAGCGCGACAAGCTGCGCTACCGGATGAAGCTCTATGGATTCCACGACGCGACGGCCCCGGGTGAAGTGCTGTAG